The Tachysurus fulvidraco isolate hzauxx_2018 chromosome 26, HZAU_PFXX_2.0, whole genome shotgun sequence genome segment tatgcttgaataccggacagacataaaaagcatttcactgcacgtcgtactctgtatgtatgtgtatgtgacaaataaaatttgattttatttgaaacctCCTTTGTAATTATGTAATTCATATTAAAGTTAAGAAAATCCTTTGCACCAGTTGTGTATGTGGCTGGATGACAGAATCGCTAAGCACTCAAGAGTAACTTCCCTCCAGCAAAAGTGTCAGGTTTATGCACAGGTTTGCATGAATAAATCTCACCAtcactgtttttaaaaatattgtgaAATCCTCAGTAATCATAAACTCCCACCATGTTTCCTCCACTTGTTTTTGAAGGCGGTTTCTCCAGACTCATTGTGAGCCTCTTTTCCCAAAACAGGTTCGTTTTTCTCTTCTCTAAGCTGGATCAGTGACTTTTTCAGTAACTCCAGCTCTCTATCCTTCTCTTCCATCTGTCCTCTGAAATATTCCTCCATCTTTGATTTGGAGGTCAATATATATCTCTGGATTTCAGGAATCATGATTTTCACAAgtcttctctcttcctccatTCCAGCCTCTCCTTCATAGGCCGTGTTATGGTTTCTGTTGTTAAAATGGTTTGTCTATGATTTCAGTAAATATCCCAAATATCATTTGGGTATGATTTTTACATCTTAAACCTCTAACATTGACTGACGTActgtattaaaaatgaacaagtaaacaaacactagttgttgtttttttttctcttcttctctgtaGCATGTATCTGCTGCCATCTACTGGATGTAGTGTTCAGTCCGGCTCGGGGGATAAATCTGTGATATACAAAACAGAATTTTCATTTTCGGCGGAACTACCAGCAGATGGTGGTACTGAGCTTCAGGGTTTGAGTGGCGTTTGGTTCTATCAGTTTACCCGCTTTTCTGGCCCTGTCACCCTCATCAACATAATGCAAGGTTGCCAAGTCTCACGCATTCACACGCAGACTCGTGCAGTAGTGAGGGGAAAAATCGCGCCGCATGATCTCGCAAAGTAACGCGCAGAGggaccagacagacagtgtagtgagttttttgtTACAATTGTGagagaaatacacaatttattcccataaactgtgcagtcagccgttctccctcccatctgcaccgtgtgaattgtgaacgTATTGAGTTACAGGGCACTTCGTGTCTCCGTCCAGTTTAGATTAGTAACTAATACTGTAGGTCTATGCTGTtactttatatagaattaagttagcattagcagagttgtttgttttgcagcactgagcagttattttacaaaactttatcataaaaaacagtacaaaagcatttccagatgacaaatatctggCCTAGTAgttaattgttatttattgttatttaatgttaattattgttgaacagaatgtcaagtcaacgacatcccatattaaaatgattttatttatatcaattcAGTGGTAAATTGAtcaaataaatttgtttactttaaaaaacgTACATACTTGCATATAGATTAACAATTTTttacaaagattttctttttaaaacagctgaCACTTAAGATTTTACATGTGTGGAGTCAAATCATGTATTCAGAATTACTTCCTGGAATTGGAAAttggattttaaacatttctatattttgatgtttgatttatGTTAACATGCAGGACAGTGTTTTTAAGTTCCACAAACCTGTGACTACATGTTTTGCGCCATTGTACAATAACTGTTCAGTTTTTATGCATAATcacttaaataaattttaaactgGGTAAAAGTGTTGTTGAAATTTCACATACTATTTAGGTTgttcataatatatttttctaaaagaacaattcatttaatataaagacTTTTATAATTCACTTCTTCTTTGCACtgatacaaagaaaaaagtggacTTATTGTTAGTTCTATGTAGTTTTGCTATCAGTTTACTGGTCCGACCCCCTTGAGATCAGATTAAGCTGTATGCGGCCCCCAGACCAAAATGAGTTTGTCACCCCTGTATTAGAAATGCAGTATGATGTACAGCAAATGACCGTATGTATTTTTTGACTTGTATGCTTGACTTGTATggcttttaatttatttatttatttatttatttacacttaaaAATATTGACTGAAATTTCCCCTGAAGAGAATTTGGCACTTGGTttcaccaccaacaacaacaatagaACAAGTGTCTAAGGTCAGGCAGGGAAATACATTTACAAGGTTATATATCTAAAATTTTAAGTGATTGATTCACACCCTTTGTTTTTCAGGGTACTGATAAATGTTCATAGGAGATTTGTtccaaaatggaaaaaagaaaaaaacatttcttcacGAAAAGCTTCACAGTGTtaattaaaactttatttttgtgGTAATAATATCAGTACATCCAAAATTGCTATATTTCCTACATCCTATTTCCTTCTGATGACATGTTAAGAATCAGTAGATCGGTCCTTCTTCACCTAAGATAGACTAAAAATACTATCCAGCTAAAGGGTTACCTTTTACTTTGTTGATGAATATTAGTTCATGTAATtagaatattagaaatattcatGTTCATAAACATGATCAGCTTTCATTTTCACTATGAATATCTCCTGTGTTGGTTACATTTTTTAACTCCACGTCTCAGTAAAAGCTGTTAATTTTGTAGGCTAACacacattctttttctttttaaataatttttcatttgtttaaaattgttGTCTTATTGTCTTTAATTTCAGTGAATATCATTCTGACTGGCTGTATGGTACTGTTTCCTTTTGGGGTGATTTTATGTCTAAAACTTCTAGCAATGACTTACTTCATAAAAATTGCcaagtaaacaaaaatgatttgttgCATTCAAGGAGCACTCTTTTTCTATCCTACACATACAGCATGGTTTAGCTTTTTCATTTACAACAAATAAACTACACAAGACTGGAGCATACATCTATTTTTATCATGTAGgagaaaaaatacagaagtcGATGAAAAAGTGggctgtactgtacatgtgctgTTCTAACATTTACTGTGTCAGAGGTTGCAGGGCATCTGGCAGTCTTTAAAACCACAAGTCTTGCTTGTTTGTCAGTCTCTTTGGCTGATTGTTGAATGATGGAGCTGCAGCAGAAGCATTGTGTGTCACTAAATGTGTATGATATTCAAGAACAAAGAAAGACTGAGGACATCTATCAGACTCTACAGACCCCACCAACTCTACAGACCCCACCAACAGTAATCACAAGAAAAGCTTCAGGTAAGTAAggggtggatggatgaacacacagatggatggacaaacTGCTGATTGAATGCCAGAGTGTATAAAACTGTGTACAGTTGAGTGAAGGCTATGAAATTATAGACGTAGACCAGTACCTGGAAAAAATGGATTATTTTTGTAGGTAATGATTTATCATTAAAATGGTTTCAAGCAAAAGGAAAACACTTCAATCACCCACTGTGATCATTTTCATTGTGATATTAAATTGATGTTCTGTTTTACGTATGTAGGGAAAAAGATAACTGTTCCACTCCTCATCATAAACATCCTCTTACTGACCACCATCCTTTTGGTTGTGGGGATACACTGTgagttttatctgtttgttgCATGCAAAATGTCACTTggtctacagtatgtgcattCAGTGTATCACACTTTTGTGTTCACAGCACAACCTGAATTCAGTGTTTAAGAGGACATAAATGGACatcaacataaatataaataatctttttttatcttgtaGATCACCACTTTAGAcaaacagaggaagaaaaagtgtTAAATGCCCAGAAGATAAACCAAGGTAAAATGTCCAATCAAATCATTAAACATATTGTTCATTCACTtgttctatacagtatatgctttcAATATATCACACATTTGTGTGGGAACACAGCATAACCTGAATTCAATGTttaaaaggacacacacacacacacatatatatataaaatcttttttatctTGCAGTTTACCACTTTAGAcaaacagaggaagaaaaagtgtTAAACCAAGGTAAAATGTCCAATCAAATCATTAAACATATTGTTCATTCATACTGACCAAAAGATAAGTTTTTTTTCCAATATTCCAAATATATCAGTAAACATGTTATGCACTTTTTTTGTATCTTCCAGAGATGTGGTATCTCCATGATGGCACGTTTTATTTGTTCTGGATGAACCACAGTGACTGCAATACTGCTTATGAGTTTTGTCAGGAGAGGAGCGCCAAGCTTGCCACAGTAACAGCAGACAACAGggtactgtacacatacatacacacacacacacacacacacacacacacacacacacacacactcaaacacacaccgaaacacacacacacacactcaaacacacactcaaacacacaccgaaacacacaccgaaacacacacacacacacacacacacacacacacacacacaatatacatatacatacttattatatacaattaacAAATCAAGTAACAAATTAAGTTCATTTAAATGATAAGCTTTGTTCTGGTATTGTTTTTAACATGGATAATTGATTGGTTTTCTCTTGGATGAATCTCTATTACCATCTTTATTAACCCATAGCAAAGTTTAATCGATTTGCTAGATTTGCCAAGAAGCTATTCTATTTGAACGgagataattaaaaatatatcttttaggaaatttatttatttatttatttttttggagatTTGAGCTTTTAAGGTATTGATTCAATGAGCATTATTTATGGTTTTTAGTTGACATTGAAGGGACTCTATAAATTCTTACAGCCTGAATCGACAAACTAAAACTCTTTTCATCAAAGCCCTGTGATATCCGCTTGTATGTggttaaaatgtgtgaaagtagTGTAAGTTCCTGTATTTATATTCTTCTTTCAAACATTGTtagttctttgtttgtttgtacttaAGTTTGTAATGTCTTCAGATGTACTGAGTTGACAAACTTTTACCTACACTGGTTATTTTATCAGTTTAAGTTACTCATATGTGCAGTTTATGGATTCACATTTACTGATTGTAGGCCTCGTCATCACTCATTTTAACCACAGCTCATGTCTATGTTAGCTCTTTTTTTGTCTACCATCATCAGTTGACATGGACCACCATAAGACCTATATCAAATCAATAAGTGAATAAAGCAGTTTTTCTGTTCTAAATACGTCCTAATTCTGtttctatgtctgtgtgtgcaggaaTGGCTGCAATCACAAATCAATGGAAAGCACCTGCTAGTGCAAAGAAATGACTTGGATTAcgattatacagtatgtatatggTATTCTTCATGTATATGATACTTTGCAGTATCATATGCTTTATATATTTCCCTGACTGCAGCAGAGAGAAACGCACATTGTTTTGGATCGCTGAGGTCCATCATAATCTTCCTGGCCTCAGTTCGACACTGCTTGCTTTAGTCAACAGGTTAATGATAACAGGTTGAGGAGCTCATAGTGGATTGTATGCTTAGCTGGTTAGACCACCTGCTGGAGAGCTCACCTACCCTGCTAGGTGCTGTTCCTATTCTAGGATGTGTCCCATCAGGATGTTCTTAATGATGCAGATCTCGAAAGTCCTTAGCACCTGAAGTTTTTAATCGTCCAAGGTAGTAAATTCACtcctgggccttcttcaccagtgccttttttttttatctcttttcagGATTTCGAGCCTAACTGTACAACGTTTGGTGAGTCGTCTGATCTCAGTGAGCAGGCAGAGGGATGGGTGTGTGCTTCTGTCCAAAGGTAAAGTACCTGctccaaacacagaaaaaaaagctttgcttAACATTTCCATGGATATCACATTGACCCAGGGccttgtatacaatatttacttagtatgtcttgtcttttttctcACTTGTTACCAATATTAACagcctttttaaaatgaaaatagacGAAATGCATTTAATGTCTTCAGGAGTCACAGATGGCACAAT includes the following:
- the LOC113640207 gene encoding uncharacterized protein LOC113640207 isoform X2; the protein is MMELQQKHCVSLNVYDIQEQRKTEDIYQTLQTPPTLQTPPTVITRKASGKKITVPLLIINILLLTTILLVVGIHYHHFRQTEEEKVLNAQKINQVYHFRQTEEEKVLNQEMWYLHDGTFYLFWMNHSDCNTAYEFCQERSAKLATVTADNREWLQSQINGKHLLVQRNDLDYDYTDFEPNCTTFGESSDLSEQAEGWVCASVQRRGFPIVADSFEFWDFSTDEMMPIIYEDDSEQN
- the LOC113640207 gene encoding uncharacterized protein LOC113640207 isoform X1, which gives rise to MMELQQKHCVSLNVYDIQEQRKTEDIYQTLQTPPTLQTPPTVITRKASGKKITVPLLIINILLLTTILLVVGIHYHHFRQTEEEKVLNAQKINQVYHFRQTEEEKVLNQEMWYLHDGTFYLFWMNHSDCNTAYEFCQERSAKLATVTADNREWLQSQINGKHLLVQRNDLDYDYTDFEPNCTTFGESSDLSEQAEGWVCASVQRFFTVRRGFPIVADSFEFWDFSTDEMMPIIYEDDSEQN
- the LOC113640207 gene encoding uncharacterized protein LOC113640207 isoform X3 yields the protein MMELQQKHCVSLNVYDIQEQRKTEDIYQTLQTPPTLQTPPTVITRKASGKKITVPLLIINILLLTTILLVVGIHYHHFRQTEEEKVLNAQKINQEMWYLHDGTFYLFWMNHSDCNTAYEFCQERSAKLATVTADNREWLQSQINGKHLLVQRNDLDYDYTDFEPNCTTFGESSDLSEQAEGWVCASVQRFFTVRRGFPIVADSFEFWDFSTDEMMPIIYEDDSEQN
- the LOC113640207 gene encoding uncharacterized protein LOC113640207 isoform X4 produces the protein MMELQQKHCVSLNVYDIQEQRKTEDIYQTLQTPPTLQTPPTVITRKASDHHFRQTEEEKVLNAQKINQVYHFRQTEEEKVLNQEMWYLHDGTFYLFWMNHSDCNTAYEFCQERSAKLATVTADNREWLQSQINGKHLLVQRNDLDYDYTDFEPNCTTFGESSDLSEQAEGWVCASVQRFFTVRRGFPIVADSFEFWDFSTDEMMPIIYEDDSEQN